TTGTTGGTGGAATGCCGCCCAAGTGTGGTCACGCGCCTGGCAATGTGGAACGTTTGGCCCGCGAGGGGGCCGGTCAGAAACCTGATCCAACCCGAAGCTGAAGCGTTATCTGGTGTACTCATACCCAAACCCCATTTCTTGCACTTGCCTTTTCCTCTGGCTTCTTTTCATCCGCCAGGAACGCTGAGGTTATGATTCGTGGCTTATCATAGCCTGTCGCCTTGTTCTGCGCAAGAGGGAGGGCTGCGGGTGGTTCCACCACACAGGGGGTGTTGGCGGGCGAGGCGTGTTACTTGCAGCGCCGCCTTCCCCGGCGGCGCTGCACGTGGACTTCCCGCCCAATAGGCGCGCAAGGGCAGCGTGCGCGCTGGCGAGCGTTGAGCCGCCAGGATGGCGGCGCTACAAGTGGTCGCTGGGGACGGTGGCCTGGAGGGCGAGCGTTCGCCCTGACGCGGCGTTGAGCCGCCAGGATGGCGGCGCTACAAGTGCCCCCGATTTATGCTTCGGCAACCACCGGATTTGTCAGTTTCCCCAGGCTCTCGATTTCAATTGTTACCGTGTCTCCTGGCTTGAGAAAGACTGGCGGGGTGCGGGCGTTGCCAATGCCTGCCGGTGTGCCGGTCATGATGACATCGCCTGGTTCAAGCGTGGCGATCTGGGAGATGTAGCTGACGATGAAGGGAATCTGGAAGATCATCTCTGCCGTGTTCCCATCTTGCATCACCTGCCCGTTTAAGATCGTTTTGATCGCCAGCTTTTGCGCGTCAGGTATCTCGTCGCGTGTGACCAGGGCTGGCCCCAGCGGGCCGAAGGTGTCGAGCATCTTGCCGGTGGTCCATTGCGAGGTGCGGAACTGGAGATCGCGCGCGCTGACATCGTGGGCGTTGGTGTAACCGGCGATGTACGCAAAGGCTTCATGCTCGGCGATATATTTCCCGCGCCTGCCGATGATGATGGCTAGCTCAGCCTCGTAGTCTACCCGGCTGCTGTTGCGGGGGATTACAATCGGCTGGTTGTGGCCGATCAGTGAGCTGGCTGTTTTGTGAAAGAGGACAGGGTAGGTGGGGATTTCCATGTGTGATTCGGCGGCGTGGTCGCGGTAGTTCAAGCCCAGGCCCACGACTTTGCCGGGGCGCAGAACTGGCGGCAGGAACGAGACCTGATCGGCTGCGTGGAGGATGCCTTGCGCGTGGAGCGCCCTGGCATGGCTTTCAAGCTGGCCGCGAACAAAGGCGATGGCTTGCCGGGCTGCCTTGAGTGAGGTTTCGCCGCCGCTCAGCAAGTCTATCATGTCGGTGGGAACGCGCGCGTCAGCTACGGCCAGTTCATCTGCGTTTTCCGCCTGCTGCAAGGCGGCGCGATAGGCGCGGTTCAGGTCAATGATCTGCTCATCCCATTGCGCGCCAGTGCGTGGTGGTCCTTCGCGCTGGTAGGTGACTAATCGCATACGCTTTTCGCTTTCTACTCTCTTTCAGGATTTCTGGCTGCTGTGTGCTTGAATAGCATACCATATCCGCGTGCAGCGCCGCCGGAACGGTCTCTCTGGCCGGGCGTTGTTCGAGGGGGCAGCGGGCGCGGCGTGCGCCACACCCAGCCCCGCCCGCGCCGCCAGGGACGGCGGCGGTACACGCAGCCGCCCGTCCCCAGGCCGCCAGGGACGGCAGCGGTACACGCAGTCGGCTGGCTGTCTGGAAGGCGGCGCTGCAAGCGAGGGCTGACGGTACAGGCAGAACGATTCTGCGCCTGCTACGTGGGGATCGGTATAGGGTCTACGCTGGCAAGATGGGCCTGCTTAGAAACGCTTCTAATTCTGCTGATCGGCGCGGCAGGGGTCCGGGGGTGAACTCGAAGACTTCATAGCTCGCCAGGCCATGCTGCTGAAACGGGTCTTCAGCGAGCAGGGCGAGGAAGGCTTCGCGGCTCTCTTCACGAGCGAGGATGAGGCCGCCGATGGGCGGCGTCCTGCGGCCTGATCCGAGGAAACGACCAGCGTTGAAGTGCTTTATCAACCACTCGATGTGCGCGGGGTAATAGGTGTCTACGTCCTCAAGTGGTTTGAGGTAGGTTGAGATGGCGACGAACATAGGCTTTCTTATTCCTTCTCGTTTTGTCCAGGCGGGCGTCCGGGCGCTTTGCGCGGCTCCTGCCGCTGGGGGTGCAGCCCTCTGCGGAGCGCCACGCAAGCCGCAGAGGACTGGATACGGCTGCCCTGCGCTTAAAACGCGGGGAGCTTAAAGCCGGATGTGGCGACGACGTAATCGCGCGATTCAATCGCCAGTTTGCGGGCGCGGTCCACGTTGCCGGTGAGGCGACCATTGCGCTTCATGGCTTTGCCAGCGACGAATACGGAGTCAACGTTGCTGGTGTCCATGCCCCAGACGACCGCGCCAATGGGGTCATTGACGGGGACGATGTTGACATCATCGCTGCGCAGCATAATCACATCGGCCTCTTTGCCAG
The nucleotide sequence above comes from Ktedonobacterales bacterium. Encoded proteins:
- a CDS encoding fumarylacetoacetate hydrolase family protein encodes the protein MRLVTYQREGPPRTGAQWDEQIIDLNRAYRAALQQAENADELAVADARVPTDMIDLLSGGETSLKAARQAIAFVRGQLESHARALHAQGILHAADQVSFLPPVLRPGKVVGLGLNYRDHAAESHMEIPTYPVLFHKTASSLIGHNQPIVIPRNSSRVDYEAELAIIIGRRGKYIAEHEAFAYIAGYTNAHDVSARDLQFRTSQWTTGKMLDTFGPLGPALVTRDEIPDAQKLAIKTILNGQVMQDGNTAEMIFQIPFIVSYISQIATLEPGDVIMTGTPAGIGNARTPPVFLKPGDTVTIEIESLGKLTNPVVAEA
- a CDS encoding YciI family protein codes for the protein MFVAISTYLKPLEDVDTYYPAHIEWLIKHFNAGRFLGSGRRTPPIGGLILAREESREAFLALLAEDPFQQHGLASYEVFEFTPGPLPRRSAELEAFLSRPILPA